The following proteins come from a genomic window of Ferroacidibacillus organovorans:
- the selD gene encoding selenide, water dikinase SelD, with product MRLTTLTDKSGUGCKIGPADLQHVLSFLPPTLPNPDLLVGLETSDDAGVYRLSDTLALVQTVDYFTPIVDDPYDFGQIAAANALSDIYAMGGTPLTALNIVGFPISKLPHELLAEILRGGADKVREAGATLLGGHSIDDVDPKFGMAVTGLIDPEKVWTNAGAEANDVLVLTKPIGAGIITKAIKEAVASEAHAQEAIHWMKMLNRSAAEIARRYEVHAVTDVTGFGLLGHALEMARGARRTLLLDADAVPICAGTMEYAKQGLVPAGSKRNLLFVSEATTFAQDVSPDLRTVLADAVTSGGLLLALPAVGAEQLVEALRAAGMTQSAVIGRFSEERVAQIIVARGAQE from the coding sequence ATTCGTTTGACGACACTTACGGATAAATCTGGCTGAGGATGCAAAATCGGTCCGGCGGACCTTCAGCATGTTTTGTCTTTTTTACCTCCGACCCTTCCCAATCCCGATCTGTTGGTGGGTCTTGAGACGTCGGATGACGCAGGCGTCTATCGTTTGAGTGATACGCTTGCGCTTGTACAAACGGTGGATTATTTTACGCCGATTGTTGACGACCCGTATGACTTTGGCCAGATTGCCGCGGCCAACGCCCTGAGCGACATCTACGCGATGGGGGGGACGCCCTTGACGGCGCTGAACATCGTCGGTTTCCCCATCTCGAAACTGCCGCACGAACTGCTTGCGGAGATCCTGCGCGGCGGCGCGGACAAAGTGCGCGAAGCGGGGGCGACGCTTCTTGGCGGGCACTCGATTGATGATGTTGATCCGAAATTTGGCATGGCCGTCACAGGGCTTATCGATCCGGAGAAAGTTTGGACGAACGCGGGCGCCGAGGCGAATGATGTTTTGGTGTTGACAAAGCCGATTGGCGCCGGGATCATCACGAAGGCGATCAAGGAGGCGGTCGCCTCTGAAGCGCACGCGCAAGAAGCGATCCACTGGATGAAAATGCTCAACAGGTCGGCGGCGGAGATTGCTAGGCGTTACGAAGTGCATGCCGTGACAGATGTCACAGGGTTTGGTCTCCTTGGACATGCGCTTGAGATGGCGCGCGGTGCGCGGCGGACACTGCTTCTTGACGCAGATGCGGTGCCGATTTGTGCAGGGACGATGGAGTACGCAAAACAAGGCCTTGTTCCGGCTGGCAGCAAGCGGAACTTGCTGTTTGTCTCGGAGGCGACAACGTTTGCGCAGGATGTTTCGCCTGATCTGCGCACGGTGTTGGCTGACGCCGTGACGTCGGGTGGTCTATTGCTTGCGCTTCCGGCAGTCGGTGCGGAACAGCTTGTCGAGGCGTTGCGCGCGGCAGGAATGACGCAAAGCGCAGTGATCGGAAGGTTTTCAGAAGAGCGCGTTGCGCAAATCATCGTCGCGCGAGGAGCGCAGGAATGA
- the selA gene encoding L-seryl-tRNA(Sec) selenium transferase, with protein MDTTRFRQLPAVHKLLESDVVTLWCKSHARTDVVRALQEALRQARAALREGDEPESWDSSAILRVAHEVLTGQSLLHLRAVVNATGIVLHTNLGRAPLALEAVAAVQASALGYSNLELDLETGRRGERYDHVERAICALTGAEAALVVNNNAAAVFLILRELANGLPVAISRGELIEIGGSFRVSEIMRESGAQLVEVGTTNKTHERDYEQALQAGVSLILRVHASNFKMLGFTSKPPLEALVARAHAHDVPVYEDLGSGSLFNLKKAGIGDEPTVRESVEAGVDIVSFSGDKLLGATQAGIICGKKRYVDRLKKNQLLRALRVDKLTLAALEATLWLYRDEEIARTRIPTLQMMTRTVEDLQSDAESLASALRASLAAQGAHADVRVTRVESQVGGGALPSEDLPSYGVALRVAGVPEQMLLERLRAQSPPIIARIMKEEVIFDVRTIFAWQRDDLVRGITNTCAG; from the coding sequence ATGGATACGACTCGATTTCGACAGTTGCCGGCAGTTCACAAACTGCTGGAGTCAGACGTTGTGACGCTGTGGTGTAAATCTCACGCGCGCACGGATGTGGTGCGCGCATTGCAAGAGGCCTTGCGTCAGGCGCGCGCGGCGCTGCGCGAAGGGGATGAGCCCGAATCTTGGGACTCATCTGCCATTTTGCGCGTCGCGCATGAGGTGTTAACTGGGCAGTCCCTTCTTCACTTGCGCGCAGTCGTCAATGCCACAGGAATCGTCCTTCACACGAATCTGGGGCGGGCGCCCCTGGCTTTGGAGGCGGTCGCCGCAGTGCAGGCGAGTGCGCTCGGATACAGCAACCTGGAACTTGATTTGGAGACGGGTCGGCGTGGAGAACGGTACGACCATGTGGAACGCGCAATCTGTGCACTGACAGGGGCAGAGGCGGCGCTTGTTGTCAACAACAATGCGGCGGCGGTCTTTCTCATCCTGCGCGAATTGGCAAACGGACTTCCTGTCGCCATCTCGCGCGGCGAACTCATTGAGATTGGCGGATCGTTTCGGGTGAGCGAGATCATGCGCGAGAGTGGCGCGCAGCTCGTTGAGGTAGGGACGACAAATAAGACGCATGAGCGCGACTATGAGCAGGCGCTTCAAGCTGGCGTATCGCTTATCTTGCGGGTGCATGCCTCCAATTTTAAGATGCTCGGTTTTACATCCAAACCGCCACTTGAAGCGTTGGTGGCGCGCGCGCACGCGCATGATGTACCTGTGTATGAGGATCTTGGGAGCGGCTCGCTTTTTAACCTTAAAAAGGCGGGGATTGGGGATGAGCCGACGGTGCGCGAGAGCGTGGAGGCAGGTGTTGACATCGTCTCTTTTTCTGGCGACAAACTGCTTGGCGCAACGCAGGCGGGAATCATTTGCGGCAAGAAGCGCTATGTGGATCGTTTGAAAAAGAATCAGTTGTTGCGTGCGCTGCGTGTGGATAAATTAACGCTCGCGGCGCTTGAGGCTACGCTTTGGCTCTACCGGGATGAAGAGATTGCGCGCACGCGCATACCGACACTGCAAATGATGACGCGCACCGTTGAGGATTTGCAAAGCGATGCGGAAAGCCTTGCCTCGGCGCTTCGAGCGAGCCTCGCAGCGCAGGGCGCGCATGCGGACGTGCGTGTCACGCGCGTCGAATCGCAGGTGGGCGGCGGCGCACTGCCGAGTGAGGACCTGCCTTCCTATGGTGTCGCGCTGCGTGTCGCGGGCGTGCCTGAACAGATGCTGCTTGAGCGCCTGCGCGCCCAATCGCCGCCAATTATTGCGCGGATTATGAAAGAGGAGGTGATCTTTGATGTCCGAACCATTTTTGCCTGGCAGCGAGACGATCTCGTCCGCGGAATCACAAACACCTGTGCGGGATGA
- a CDS encoding thioredoxin family protein: protein MEDSSQSIPLSAWREVYERAPTVIVASVASWDESSARMEALLDEIAQLYGARAPVLRVDVERDRALANALRIQAVPTLRVYARGVVVCEVTGYLPFSVMHERIRDFLPE, encoded by the coding sequence TTGGAGGATTCGAGCCAATCGATCCCCCTCTCTGCGTGGCGTGAGGTGTATGAGCGTGCGCCAACTGTAATCGTCGCGAGTGTGGCGTCGTGGGATGAGTCGTCGGCTCGAATGGAAGCGCTGCTCGACGAAATTGCCCAATTATACGGCGCGCGTGCACCTGTTTTGCGCGTTGATGTGGAGCGCGATCGCGCACTGGCCAATGCGCTTCGTATTCAGGCGGTCCCGACGCTGCGCGTCTACGCGCGCGGGGTGGTTGTCTGCGAAGTGACGGGGTATCTTCCATTTTCGGTGATGCACGAGCGGATTCGCGATTTTCTTCCAGAGTAA